A region of the Phaeodactylum tricornutum CCAP 1055/1 chromosome 1, whole genome shotgun sequence genome:
CACTCCTAGTTATCCCTATCAGAATAGTCTATGGTGAATTTCATTGAAGTGAACCCGAGTCGATACAGCAAACCCTATCTAGAAAACGGGGATGAtaaagcaaaaagaaaaggctTATTTGTAAATCGTGTAGATCCATCAATCGGTACTGGTAGAATCGATCCAGGAATGCTATTCAATATACTATCCTGTTTGTCGGGATTGTTCCATCAGAAATCGAGTAGAACTGGTACAGGCTCGACCGCCAGCTGTTTCTGTTCGAGAAAATCTTTTCATCAAACTGCTTCCTCACTCTGAAAAAGCTTTGGTTTCATTCCGGCCACAAATCTGAAAAGACATCTTTCATCGATCCCGGATCTCAACCACCATGGCTTCCATTATCAACATCATGAACACGGCTCCGCCGGACGATACGTCTAACAGGAAGCGTCTGATCCGCGATAGTCTCGTTGAGTTCTTGGCGACGACTGTCTTTGTATATGCCGGTACCCTGTCAGCTTTGTCAACCGTAAGTGGTTGCGACACATTTGGATACTCTCTTGCTCGAGTGAAAATTGCGCTCATACTCAATTTGACCTTTGACGTTCCTTCTCTTTCGTATCCTTTGTTGCGGCCCAGGGTCGCACGCTCGTTGGTCAGGGTGGTTCCGAGGATGTTGCACGAATCTTGCCCATTGCCATGTAAGTTATTTGAAGATCCGAAATGTCTCGTTGTTCTCTAGCTAGATTTGTGTGGTTCTGGtttgacttactgttaagAATATGCGAGATCTCACTCTACGTCGAGAGGTACTATTTCCAGTCGACTGTAACACGATATGCTCTTTCATATGCTACCCTCGCGTGTGTTGTGCTTTGAGAATAGTCCCGCGGAATGACATCCTATCTATTTTATGATTGCAAAGCCTGGTCGAATTCGCCGGTTCTTTTCAGCCAATTTCATACTCTGCTACCATTACCTGTATCCTATGAAACTAACCACATTTTTGATATCTTTATTGTTTTACAGGTCTTTCGGCATTTCGATCCTGGCTCTGGCACACTCCATTGGTCACCTCACTGGTGGTCATATGAACCCAGGAGTAACCTTTTTGATGTTTCTACGTCGTCAAATCTCGGCCACCAAGATGGCATGCTACATGTTCTGCCAGTTTCTCGGTGCTCTTCTCGCGAGTTCGCTCGTTTGGGGGAGTACCGCCAAGCTCGAGAGCTTTGGCGATGCTGATTCTGTCACTCGACCTCCGTTTGACCTTGGATCAACTACGGTTGACGGAAGCATTTCTACCGGCAACGCGTTTCTGCTCGAGTTCATGGGTAGTTTCTTCTTCTACTTTGTGATCGCCCAGACTGCGCTCGATAAGCGTGGAATTGCCACCTCGATGTTTCCTGCCATTCCAATCGGGCTCATTTTGGTTGTCGTCCACATTTGCCTGATCCCTTTCACCGGATGTGGCGTCAACCCTGCTCGTACGTTTGGACCTTCTATGGTTGTGTGCATGGTCGGAGACCGCTGCTCGGATGTCGTCGGAAGCTGGTATTGGATCTACTATGTTGGACCTTTCCTTGCTGCATTTGCCGTCGCCGAAGTAACAATGTTGATTGACACGGATGTTGAAGGCGATCAGCAGGTTAGTGGAGACATGGGAGCCAAGCATCAGAAGGATGATACCGATGAGGAAAACGCCGCGCCTCAGGCCTGATTGTGGAGCGTCTCATTACGGGTCAGCGAGGGATTATATTAGGTAGTCGATGTTTTGCATATAAAGAATACGGCGAGACGAAGCCATTTTTTTGCTTACAACAATACCTTCAGAAACCTAGAGATGCTTGCAGTCAGGATTGACTACCGCTTTTGATAGACCTTCGTATTAGTTGTGAAAACCTCGTCAAAATGGCAGACTACAGGAAAACCAGGTTACTAAAAAAATTGAAGTGggaactaactgtaaggcaTAACAAAACACATAGGCTGCCAGACTAAAAGGCCAATGCTCCAGGCACACTTCCACACAGGATGTGTGTGTGGACCCCGCCTATTACCGAAATTTCGGCATGTCTGCTTCGGTAGTGGGCAAAGGCAGGTCCGAAAAATAGTGGGATGTTAAAGCTTGTCGAGCGGTTCCTCGCCTGTTCGGATCATACCGAAGCAATGTGCAGAGAAGGCGAAGACCTTCTGTCGACAGAAAAGCAAATGTATCCAATAACGTATTGAGACTTGTTTGTCTGTCAGGAAGCCTGATGGTGCCGTCTTGAAGAAGAGGCATCGCCGGTAGATCAGGCCATTCGAGATCGTCTGGAACGCCGAGGGTGTGAAACATCCTATTCAACTGATCTGCTTCTGTTTTTCCATTTAATAGTGGCATTCCCTGCAAGAACTCTGCAAATATGCATCCCGTAGCCCATATGTCAATTGATTGCGTATATTGCCTGCTTCCTAGGAGTAGTTCGGGAGGACGGTACCAGAGAGAAGCGACTTGCGGTGTGAGCGCTGCGTTGTTGCCACTGGAAGAAAATGGGCGCGACAAACCAAAATCGGCGAGTTTCAAAACCCCTCGTCGGGTATACAACAAATTGCTCAATTTGAGATCTCGGTGAATCAAATGATGGCAATGCACATAATCCAAGGCACCAAGAAGCTGGATCAGAAGTGTTTTGACAGAGGATTCTCGAAAAGGGCTTTTTTTATGCTTTTGATAGTGCCGATCGATTAGATCCGCAAGATCGTGCTCGCAAAATTCAAACACGAGAAAAACGCCATTCTTCGAAACGGCAACTGTTTCCAGTGCGACAACGTTGGGGTGCCTACCGCAAATTCGCAAAGATTGGATTTCTCGAAGAGTAGTGACCGGAAAACCATCACTTGATTCGTTGTGTGGAATACATCGTTTCAGCGCGACGTACTCTTTTGTTTGGAGATTTCGTGCTTTGTAGACAATCCCGTAAGTTCCTTCACCAACGCGACCAATCTTTTCGTACAAGTCCGAAACGTTGACGGAGCGTCCATTCGCAGTCTCCCGTCTGTTACGGCCGTCCACTTCGGAACCCGCTTTCTGAtctcttgctctttttctgATCTCCATCTTACATTTGTGTCACGTTTGCTCCTGCCAGCCTTTGTCGCGATCCAAAACCTATTTGTGGGCGACTCTTTTGTACAACATTGTCGATTTTCTCATTTGAGCTGAATCCGGGTCTTGAATCCAGAACAGAAATTTGAGTTTCCGGGTGTTTTACAGAATGCGATTCTGATcttgtcgaaccagcttGTTTGATAGTGAAGCTTTGGACTCACTTGACGCTCATTGACGGATTGTAAGTTTCTTCCCTCATTGTCAATATTAACAAAAGCATGGACGACGGGTGGATAGTGAAGTTTGTGCCTTTCAATTCGGCCGTGGCCTCGCCGTTTTGGGTCGCCTATTGTCGCGAAAAGCTCGAACGTATTCATCTTTCGACAGATCCCATCGAAATTCGGGCTCAGTATGGCGTTGAAGCGTCTGTGCGAATGCAACTGGAAGAGAATTCCTTAATGTGTTGTGGTTCATTCCCTGATGATCGTGTGAGCGTCAAAGGGATGCTTGTTGGATGCAATACGCTCGAGGACTTTCAAAAAGTTGATAAAAACGAGCTGCTCTACAGCCACTTTGGAGATCATTTCTTGGAGGGAAATCTTTCATGTTTGACAAGggtgctgttgttgacaTTTGCAGACCTCAAAAATCACAAAGTGCTTTATTGGTTTGGGTTCCCGGCACTCATGACGAGGCCAGGGAAGTCTATTAGGGCAGTGAGGCAGGACTTGCTTGAAGATATATGGAGCTCCAACAGGATTGCTGCCTTGGATGAAAGTGTCACCAGAATGCGACACACTCGGTCCTCTTCCGGCCAGGAGAGCACTCTTCCACCGTACTTCATTATAACGGATGATGAGTGCCTTCCGCTGTCCGTCAAGGATTATGAAAGGATTTCAGAAGTTGGATCGGAGCCTGTCTTCGGCTATTTTGATCCTTCGGGCCCTTCGGCTGTAAGACCTGAGCAACCCATGGGTTGGCCCTTACGGAATCTCGTAGCCTTTCTTTCATTCCACCTTAAATTAGGGGGAACAAAAGTCAAAGTGATAAGCTATCGACCGAAACAACTCCGGAGAATAGAAACTGTTGATAGCGGTCGTTATCCGAGTGCTGACGGGAGTGAAAGTGTTTTGCTTCAATTAAGTATACCAATGAAGACTGCATACGACTGGAACGAGGACTCCAAGATCTCAGACGCCCCAACTTACAAGGTAGTCGGTTGGGAATTGAATACTCGCGCAAAACCAGGACCTCGCTGGGTGAATCTTCGTCCCTTGCTTGATTCTCGGCATTTAGCCGTTCAAGCTGCCGATCTCAATCTGAAGCTTATGAAATGGCGGATGCTACCAGACCTGCAAGTTGAAAAGCTTCAAAAGACAAAAGTTCTCATTATTGGAGCGGGAACTCTTGGCTGTACGGTGGCGAGGGTTTTACTTGGCTGGGGTGTACGAAACTTCACGTTCGTCGACTACGGGAAGGTTAGTTATTCGAACCCGGTGCGCCAATCTTTGTTTACGCTCGATGATTGCCATGCAGATGGAGGAGGTGGACGCCCAAAAGCAGAAGCTGCGGCAGAGGCTTTGAAAGAAATCGCAGCTGATGTCCAGAGCAAAGGCGTTACGCTTTCAATTCCCATGCCAGGCCACATTGAAACTCGAGAAGCTATCGAGACTTCTGTGAATGCACTCGATCAGCTTATGCAACCTTGTGATGTAGCTTTTCTATTGACGGACACCCGAGAGTCGAGGTGGCTGCCGACACTTATGGCTGCAACCTACGGTAAAACCATGATCAATGCAGCGCTTGGTTTAGATAGCTGGTTGGTGATGCGGCACGGTGGTGGCCTCCTGGAACGACGTCGCTTTGGCTGTTACTTTTGCAATGATGTAGTTGCTCCTGAAAATTCAATGAAAAATCGAACGGTGGACCAACAATGCACTGTCACTCGCCCTGGCTTAGCTCCTATTGCTAGCTCAATGGCAGTGGAGTTGATGGTATCACTGCTGCATCACGCTGATGGGTTGTCTGCACCAGCCCCTGCTGTCGGAACGTCCAATTTTATGCCAACTGTCTCGCAGAATGAATCAGGAAGCCCACTCGGTGTCATTCCGCAACAAATAAGAGGCTCGCTAGTAACTTACACCATGATGACGCCGACCGTGCCGGCTTTTTGTCATTGCACTGCATGCTCAGCTGGTGTCGTGGATTCCTATCTGCACGATAAGGTAGAACTCGTGTTTCAAACATGCCAGTCGTCAGGGGGTTCCTTTTTGGCAGGGATATCTGGCTTGACAGCTTTCAGGGCGGATGCTGCTGAAAAGTTTGACGAATCGGGAGCATGGGATGACGATCACGAAGACGAGGTCTAACTCTGCAAGTTCTTACGCAATGTATATATACATGCAAAATGCTTTTTATTGTAAGTTTATACTTTTCGTATCAACGGTAAGTCGAACGTCTCAGGTAAGTTCTAGATCGTGTGAATATccatagctattgttgtcaTTCACAATCAAATTATGCGTGCGGCGGGCCTTTGCCCTATTCCCACAGCCGCATACCGCCCGACACGGCCAACACAAGAGGCGTAGACATCCAATCATACACCGGCAAATAGAGGCACAACAGCCGTCGGGGTTTTCAATCATTTGCTGAGCAATGAACACCATGAATATGAAACCAGTGACGCTTAGGACTGTAGCCACGACAACAGCGTTTTTATCCTCGATGATTGCGTGAGCCTGCACTTCCGCGCGTTTGAAGGGATCTTCAGTCGATGGCTCCTCGTTGCCAAGGTTTTCTTTGTCCCCATCGATGATCGGATCGTAATCCGGGGCTTCATACTGCTCGTTGGGTTCGTGCGGCCATTTAAAGTCCCTATTCTCTGTAGGTCTGGAAGAGTCCTGGTTTTGGTTACTACCGACCGGAATAGCCACGTCGCTTTCTCCATTGCCTTTAGTTGGGAGTTCTAGCGATGCGTCTACCGACGGAGAAAATGTCGGCCATCTTGTCATTTTAGCATCATTAATGGGGAAGACTGAAGGAGCAGAGCTCTTGTAGTCATTTAGGACTCCTGTCTCTTGTGTCGGGGAATTTGTTTTGTCAACTTCGGGATTCCCTACAAAAGGTGATGCTGTAGCATTTGCATCAATTTTAGATTCTCTTTGTTCCATAGTGTTCGCGGCGGGAAGGCTACCACTTGGTGCATCAGTTGCATCAGGCATGTTTGCCTCTGGTTCGATTGATTCTTTGTCTTCTACCTTTGTCAAGTCTTCAATTTCAATAGGCTCAGATAAGTTCTCATCCTCCTCTGGCATAGGTAAATCCTCAAATTCCTTTGGTACGTTTTCATGGTCCAACTCTTCCGGCTCGATCAAATCCATAAATTCGTCGGGCCCACTTAAGTCTGTATTTTCTCTGGCCTCGTCTAGATCTTCATTTTCCTCTTGAATTAGATTGTTCTCCGGGGATTCACTTTGTTTGAGTTGCGCTTCGCTGTCGTAACTGGTCACACTCTCTCCTTCATCCAAACGGAGCTCGTTTGCTTCCATTCTTCGTCGCTCTGTTTCCAAAGTGCTCTCCTCTTTTGCGTCAATTGGATATGAGTTCTGGATATAAAG
Encoded here:
- a CDS encoding predicted protein codes for the protein MASIINIMNTAPPDDTSNRKRLIRDSLVEFLATTVFVYAGTLSALSTGRTLVGQGGSEDVARILPIAMSFGISILALAHSIGHLTGGHMNPGVTFLMFLRRQISATKMACYMFCQFLGALLASSLVWGSTAKLESFGDADSVTRPPFDLGSTTVDGSISTGNAFLLEFMGSFFFYFVIAQTALDKRGIATSMFPAIPIGLILVVVHICLIPFTGCGVNPARTFGPSMVVCMVGDRCSDVVGSWYWIYYVGPFLAAFAVAEVTMLIDTDVEGDQQVSGDMGAKHQKDDTDEENAAPQA
- a CDS encoding predicted protein encodes the protein MKSAFCVFFGFLPCFSIGTGNALSVPSRFDEERGHVVLETRTEDSNADGSSRFQSGSSELSQHMQIFGTHSTEIENKKRGHLVAFQAGVDLGLYIQNSYPIDAKEESTLETERRRMEANELRLDEGESVTSYDSEAQLKQSESPENNLIQEENEDLDEARENTDLSGPDEFMDLIEPEELDHENVPKEFEDLPMPEEDENLSEPIEIEDLTKVEDKESIEPEANMPDATDAPSGSLPAANTMEQRESKIDANATASPFVGNPEVDKTNSPTQETGVLNDYKSSAPSVFPINDAKMTRWPTFSPSVDASLELPTKGNGESDVAIPVGSNQNQDSSRPTENRDFKWPHEPNEQYEAPDYDPIIDGDKENLGNEEPSTEDPFKRAEVQAHAIIEDKNAVVVATVLSVTGFIFMVFIAQQMIENPDGCCASICRCMIGCLRLLCWPCRAVCGCGNRAKARRTHNLIVNDNNSYGYSHDLELT
- the hCDK2 gene encoding predicted protein (hypothetical cyclin dependent kinase 2), with protein sequence MEIRKRARDQKAGSEVDGRNRRETANGRSVNVSDLYEKIGRVGEGTYGIVYKARNLQTKEYVALKRCIPHNESSDGFPVTTLREIQSLRICGRHPNVVALETVAVSKNGVFLVFEFCEHDLADLIDRHYQKHKKSPFRESSVKTLLIQLLGALDYVHCHHLIHRDLKLSNLLYTRRGVLKLADFGLSRPFSSSGNNAALTPQVASLWYRPPELLLGSRQYTQSIDIWATGCIFAEFLQGMPLLNGKTEADQLNRMFHTLGVPDDLEWPDLPAMPLLQDGTIRLPDRQTSLNTLLDTFAFLSTEGLRLLCTLLRYDPNRRGTARQALTSHYFSDLPLPTTEADMPKFR
- a CDS encoding predicted protein; translation: MKTAYDWNEDSKISDAPTYKVVGWELNTRAKPGPRWVNLRPLLDSRHLAVQAADLNLKLMKWRMLPDLQVEKLQKTKVLIIGAGTLGCTVARVLLGWGVRNFTFVDYGKVSYSNPVRQSLFTLDDCHADGGGGRPKAEAAAEALKEIAADVQSKGVTLSIPMPGHIETREAIETSVNALDQLMQPCDVAFLLTDTRESRWLPTLMAATYGKTMINAALGLDSWLVMRHGGGLLERRRFGCYFCNDVVAPENSMKNRTVDQQCTVTRPGLAPIASSMAVELMVSLLHHADGFPLGVIPQQIRGSLVTYTMMTPTVPAFCHCTACSAGVVDSYLHDKVELVFQTCQSSGGSFLAGISGLTAFRADAAEKFDESGAWDDDHEDEV